One Jannaschia sp. GRR-S6-38 genomic window carries:
- a CDS encoding 4Fe-4S dicluster domain-containing protein, which produces MRLFSTRDRPVHLGPYPLERLRRCDRAPDPVPPRAPLAFDGPAPIVAAMADYQATMDAIRDGLVNGNRADCPVDPVERARHLKAFGYFSDAALMGIGPVPDAARLGAARRNPGIDALARRLDEGEAKTLASGIDVIMADLRDAVAAPPSGIGGHGHAIVVIQDMPRPLRKDEPGTAWIDGAEAHRAALRASETAVVLASYLRVLGWDAVAHTATSSEVELHALGVAAGVLTVRNGVVEAPFLGRRFGIAAVTTDFELAHDAPLDPRQAADPRWWLGIGTAKSALSRDPFARRAFRDGPHPFETLKRVDRPTTFIDEANVPRVPKRADLFARAQFGDLGPAVQKQATAGHYVRKSAPSAAQRRMLGAFTLLQDGPSADGPRPADPRANADNVKAAAYWLGVDAVGISRCPAWTWYSHDARGEPIDPPHDQAISMVVDQGFETMEGASGDDWISVAQSMRAYLRFSLLGGVLARLIRDLGWKAKAHTVIEGEVLQPPLLLLAGLGEVSRIGEVILNPFLGPRLKSGVITTDMPLDRDRPIDFGLQRFCEGCNKCARECPSGAITAGPKRMFNGYEIWKSDSQKCATYRITTPGGAMCGRCMKTCPWNLEGLFAEAPFRWTATHLPAAAPVLARIDDALGRGGLNPVKKWWWDLELQVDGAYRPTRHPVNARGLQTDLELRPEDQTLAVYPAPLAPHPHPYPDPMDREAGIAAHAALLSPKAYRARLAAGDESHLHRYTADRDAPVIACEIRAVQRMSPDVTLYELVAADGSDLPEWQAGAHVDVVVAPEYLRQYSLTGDPADRTAYRIGVLREEAGRGGSALMHRIFRPGRRVFVSKPINHFPLVEEALHSLLMAGGIGVTPMIAMAHRLHALGRGFDLHYSIPSRARAGFLDALAAAPWADRVHLHVADEGTRADLPAIVNHRPGTHVYACGPDRYMSAVMAAAAAAGFPETARHLEYFAVPETPERPRHPFTLRLSDGREVAVAAEESATDALARAGVQVDVKCADGICGVCACRYRGAVDHRDFVLSNAQRETRMILCQSRAAEPGGIVEIEL; this is translated from the coding sequence ATGCGCCTCTTCTCGACCCGCGACCGTCCGGTGCATCTGGGCCCCTACCCGCTGGAGCGGCTGCGCCGGTGCGATCGCGCGCCCGATCCGGTGCCGCCGCGCGCGCCGCTCGCCTTCGACGGGCCGGCCCCGATCGTGGCGGCGATGGCCGATTACCAGGCGACGATGGACGCGATCCGGGACGGGCTGGTGAACGGGAACCGCGCCGACTGCCCCGTCGATCCCGTAGAGCGGGCCCGGCATCTCAAGGCGTTCGGCTATTTCTCGGACGCGGCGCTGATGGGGATCGGGCCGGTGCCCGACGCCGCCCGCCTGGGCGCGGCGCGCCGCAATCCCGGCATCGACGCCCTGGCGCGGCGCCTCGACGAGGGCGAGGCGAAGACGCTGGCCTCGGGCATCGACGTGATCATGGCCGATCTGCGCGACGCGGTGGCCGCGCCGCCCTCGGGGATCGGCGGCCACGGCCATGCCATCGTCGTCATTCAGGACATGCCGCGCCCGCTGCGGAAGGACGAGCCCGGCACCGCCTGGATCGACGGCGCCGAAGCCCATCGCGCCGCGCTGCGCGCCAGCGAGACGGCGGTCGTCCTGGCCAGCTACCTGCGCGTGCTGGGCTGGGACGCGGTGGCCCATACCGCGACGTCCAGCGAGGTGGAGCTGCACGCGCTCGGCGTCGCCGCGGGCGTCCTGACGGTCCGGAACGGCGTCGTCGAGGCGCCCTTCCTGGGCCGCCGTTTCGGCATCGCCGCGGTGACGACCGATTTCGAGCTCGCCCATGATGCCCCGCTCGACCCCCGGCAGGCGGCCGATCCGCGCTGGTGGCTGGGGATCGGCACCGCGAAATCGGCGCTCAGCCGCGACCCCTTCGCGCGCCGCGCCTTCCGCGACGGGCCGCACCCGTTCGAGACGCTGAAACGGGTCGACCGGCCGACCACCTTCATCGACGAGGCGAATGTCCCGCGTGTCCCGAAGCGCGCCGATCTCTTCGCCCGGGCGCAATTCGGCGATCTCGGGCCGGCGGTGCAGAAACAGGCCACCGCGGGGCATTACGTCCGCAAATCGGCGCCCTCGGCGGCGCAGCGCCGGATGCTGGGCGCCTTCACCCTGCTGCAGGACGGCCCCTCCGCCGACGGGCCCCGCCCCGCCGATCCGCGCGCCAATGCCGACAACGTGAAGGCAGCCGCCTATTGGCTGGGCGTCGACGCGGTCGGCATCAGCCGCTGCCCGGCCTGGACCTGGTACAGCCACGACGCGCGGGGCGAGCCGATCGACCCGCCGCATGACCAGGCGATCTCGATGGTGGTCGACCAGGGCTTCGAGACGATGGAGGGCGCGTCGGGCGACGACTGGATCAGCGTCGCGCAATCGATGCGCGCCTATCTGCGCTTCTCGCTTCTGGGCGGGGTGCTGGCGCGGCTGATCCGGGACTTGGGCTGGAAGGCCAAGGCGCATACCGTGATCGAAGGCGAGGTGCTTCAGCCGCCGCTTCTGCTGCTGGCCGGGCTGGGCGAGGTCAGCCGGATCGGCGAGGTGATCCTGAACCCGTTCCTCGGCCCGCGGCTGAAATCCGGCGTGATTACAACGGATATGCCGCTGGACCGTGACCGCCCCATCGATTTCGGGCTGCAGCGCTTCTGCGAGGGGTGCAACAAATGCGCCCGGGAATGCCCGTCGGGCGCGATCACCGCCGGGCCCAAGCGCATGTTCAACGGCTACGAGATCTGGAAGTCGGACAGCCAGAAATGCGCCACCTACCGGATCACCACGCCCGGCGGCGCGATGTGCGGGCGCTGCATGAAGACCTGCCCCTGGAACCTCGAGGGCCTGTTCGCCGAGGCGCCCTTCCGCTGGACGGCGACGCATCTGCCCGCCGCCGCGCCGGTGCTGGCCCGGATCGACGACGCGCTGGGCCGGGGCGGTCTGAACCCGGTCAAGAAATGGTGGTGGGACCTCGAATTGCAGGTCGACGGCGCCTACCGCCCGACGCGCCACCCCGTCAACGCGCGCGGGTTGCAGACCGATCTCGAACTGCGCCCCGAGGATCAGACGCTCGCCGTCTATCCCGCGCCCCTGGCCCCGCACCCGCATCCCTATCCCGACCCGATGGACCGCGAAGCCGGGATCGCCGCGCATGCGGCCCTGCTGTCGCCCAAGGCGTATCGCGCCCGGCTCGCGGCGGGCGACGAAAGCCACCTGCACCGCTACACCGCGGATCGCGACGCGCCGGTCATCGCCTGCGAGATCCGCGCCGTTCAGCGCATGTCGCCCGATGTCACGCTCTACGAATTGGTCGCCGCTGACGGCTCCGATCTGCCGGAATGGCAGGCCGGCGCCCATGTCGACGTGGTCGTGGCACCGGAATATCTGCGGCAATACTCGCTGACCGGCGACCCGGCCGACCGCACCGCCTACCGGATCGGCGTCCTGCGCGAGGAAGCCGGGCGTGGCGGCTCAGCCCTGATGCACCGCATCTTCCGGCCCGGGCGCCGGGTCTTCGTCTCGAAGCCGATCAACCACTTCCCGCTGGTCGAGGAGGCGCTCCACAGCCTCCTGATGGCCGGCGGCATCGGGGTGACCCCGATGATCGCGATGGCGCACCGGCTGCACGCGCTGGGCCGCGGCTTCGATCTACATTACTCGATCCCGTCCCGCGCCCGCGCGGGCTTCCTCGACGCGTTGGCGGCGGCCCCCTGGGCCGACCGCGTCCACCTCCATGTCGCCGATGAGGGCACGCGCGCCGACCTGCCGGCGATCGTCAACCATCGCCCCGGAACCCATGTCTATGCCTGCGGCCCCGACCGCTACATGAGCGCCGTCATGGCGGCCGCCGCCGCCGCGGGGTTCCCGGAGACGGCCCGGCATCTCGAATATTTCGCCGTGCCCGAGACGCCGGAACGTCCCCGCCATCCCTTCACCCTGCGCCTGTCCGACGGGCGTGAGGTGGCGGTCGCCGCCGAGGAAAGCGCGACCGACGCGCTGGCACGGGCGGGCGTGCAGGTCGACGTGAAATGCGCCGACGGCATCTGCGGGGTCTGCGCCTGCCGCTATCGCGGGGCGGTCGATCACCGCGATTTCGTCCTGTCGAACGCCCAGCGCGAAACGCGCATGATCCTGTGCCAGAGCCGCGCGGCGGAGCCGGGCGGCATTGTCGAGATCGAGCTCTGA
- the flaF gene encoding flagellar biosynthesis regulator FlaF — protein sequence MGFPQTATAAYGALEPALVDPSRAEALVFARVTRALEAAFATADASAADRARALHDNRRLWLAAAAACADDANALAPDLRAALISLAGFVERHSSTVLRGQAGPEPLIEINRRVAGGLTRGAS from the coding sequence ATGGGTTTTCCTCAGACCGCAACCGCCGCCTACGGCGCGTTGGAGCCCGCCCTCGTCGACCCGAGCCGTGCCGAGGCGCTGGTCTTCGCGCGCGTCACCCGCGCCCTCGAAGCCGCCTTCGCGACCGCCGACGCCAGCGCCGCCGACCGCGCCCGGGCGCTGCACGACAATCGCCGCCTCTGGCTGGCCGCCGCGGCCGCCTGCGCGGACGACGCCAACGCGCTGGCCCCGGACCTGCGCGCCGCGCTCATCAGCCTGGCGGGCTTTGTCGAACGCCACAGCTCGACGGTCCTGCGCGGCCAGGCCGGGCCGGAGCCGCTGATCGAGATCAACCGCCGCGTCGCCGGCGGCCTGACGCGCGGAGCCTCCTGA
- a CDS encoding flagellar hook-basal body complex protein, protein MTDGIYPTIGRQVGLLREMDVIAQNIANAATTGYRAEGLVFSEHVSAGTGDAPSISFATAGGRHVRQAQGALERTGGTLDLAIEGEGWFLVDVNGTPHLTRAGSFTAGPDGGIVTPDGNAVLDEGGAPLFVPPGTAAIHVGGDGTLSADGQPLARIGVVRPGDPLGLTRRAGTLFEAGAYVPVEAPSVRQGFLEASNVAPVLQIARMIAVQNAYQMGQGFMDREDERMRAMFRLMDR, encoded by the coding sequence GTGACCGACGGCATCTATCCCACCATCGGCCGGCAGGTCGGGCTGCTACGCGAGATGGACGTAATCGCCCAGAACATCGCAAATGCGGCGACGACCGGATATCGCGCCGAGGGCCTGGTTTTCTCCGAGCATGTCTCGGCCGGAACGGGCGACGCGCCGTCGATTTCCTTCGCCACCGCGGGCGGGCGCCATGTCCGCCAGGCCCAAGGCGCGCTGGAGCGGACCGGCGGCACGCTGGACCTCGCCATCGAGGGCGAGGGCTGGTTCCTCGTCGATGTGAATGGGACGCCGCACCTGACGCGGGCCGGGAGCTTCACCGCGGGCCCGGATGGCGGGATCGTCACGCCGGACGGAAACGCGGTCCTCGACGAAGGCGGCGCGCCGCTATTCGTTCCGCCGGGCACCGCCGCCATCCATGTCGGCGGCGACGGGACGCTTTCGGCGGATGGCCAGCCGCTGGCGCGGATCGGCGTGGTGCGCCCGGGCGACCCGCTCGGCCTGACGCGCCGGGCGGGCACGCTCTTCGAGGCCGGGGCCTACGTCCCGGTCGAGGCGCCCTCGGTGCGGCAGGGCTTCCTCGAGGCGTCCAACGTCGCGCCCGTGCTTCAGATCGCGCGGATGATCGCCGTGCAGAACGCCTACCAGATGGGCCAGGGCTTCATGGATCGCGAGGACGAGCGCATGCGCGCGATGTTCCGCCTGATGGACAGATAA
- a CDS encoding flagellin codes for MSSILTNNGAMVALQTLQSINKNLGMTQAEISTGKSVASAKDNAAVWAISKQMDSDVKGFKAISESLALGESTVAVARNASETVTDLLTEMKAKIVAAQEENVDRGKIQTDIVALRDQIGSVVTAAQFNGLNLLDGASDDPISVLSSLDRKTDGTTSASQIAVNRQNLSVTEPVTAAAFGATDLASEAAANALIDSTNSTTVNDDSAVIDGTNEASLANAAADEIVIGTVFEGASYQIVLDDIDVNVQGGGTAKGSRTFEYVASADDGTADVARALTNQISAFFAAATESSLAYSAELKAGADNTIVITNGTATTTNDAILVGLRAQEDGTPGSSASTGGLGALQNIDVTSDTGATGALGVIDGLIDKAIEAAASFGSAQGRIETQADFVSKLSDSLKSGIGSLVDANMEEASARLQALQVQQQLATQSLSIANQAPQSILSLFR; via the coding sequence ATGTCCAGCATTCTGACCAATAACGGCGCGATGGTCGCGCTGCAGACGCTGCAATCCATCAACAAGAACCTCGGCATGACGCAAGCCGAGATCTCGACCGGCAAATCCGTGGCCAGCGCCAAGGACAACGCCGCTGTCTGGGCCATCTCCAAGCAGATGGACAGCGACGTGAAGGGCTTCAAGGCGATCTCCGAAAGCCTGGCCCTGGGCGAGTCGACCGTCGCCGTGGCGCGCAACGCGTCCGAGACGGTGACCGACCTGCTGACCGAGATGAAGGCGAAGATCGTCGCCGCGCAGGAAGAGAACGTCGATCGCGGCAAGATCCAGACCGATATCGTCGCGCTGCGCGACCAGATCGGCTCGGTCGTCACCGCGGCGCAGTTCAACGGGCTCAACCTGCTCGACGGCGCCAGCGACGACCCGATCTCGGTGCTGTCCTCGCTCGATCGTAAGACCGACGGCACCACGTCGGCCAGCCAGATCGCCGTCAACCGCCAGAACCTCTCGGTGACCGAGCCGGTGACCGCGGCGGCCTTCGGCGCGACCGACCTCGCCAGCGAGGCGGCGGCGAACGCGCTGATCGACAGCACGAACTCGACCACTGTGAACGACGACTCCGCGGTGATCGACGGCACGAACGAGGCCAGCCTCGCCAACGCGGCCGCCGACGAGATCGTGATCGGCACGGTGTTCGAAGGCGCCAGCTACCAGATCGTGCTCGACGACATCGACGTGAACGTCCAGGGCGGCGGCACGGCGAAGGGCTCGCGCACCTTCGAATACGTGGCCTCCGCCGATGACGGCACGGCCGACGTGGCCCGCGCGCTGACCAACCAGATCAGCGCCTTCTTCGCAGCCGCCACCGAGTCGAGCCTCGCCTACAGCGCCGAGCTGAAGGCGGGTGCGGACAACACGATCGTCATAACGAACGGCACCGCGACCACGACCAACGACGCGATCTTGGTCGGCCTGCGCGCGCAGGAAGACGGCACGCCCGGATCGTCGGCCAGCACCGGCGGGCTGGGCGCGCTGCAGAACATCGACGTCACCAGCGACACGGGTGCCACTGGCGCGCTCGGCGTGATCGATGGCCTGATCGACAAGGCGATCGAGGCCGCGGCCTCCTTCGGCTCGGCGCAGGGCCGGATCGAGACGCAGGCCGATTTCGTCTCGAAGCTGAGCGACTCGCTGAAGTCGGGCATCGGCTCGCTGGTGGATGCCAACATGGAGGAAGCCTCGGCCCGCCTCCAGGCGCTGCAGGTCCAGCAGCAGCTGGCGACCCAGTCGCTGTCGATCGCCAACCAGGCGCCGCAGTCGATCCTGTCGCTGTTCCGGTAA
- a CDS encoding flagellar biosynthetic protein FliQ codes for MPEALFFDTLRQGLWVAVLMSAPILGIALAVGLAIGLLQALTSIQEMTLTFVPKMAAMLGVFWVSMSFMSLTLGRYFTDTLLPIVEGF; via the coding sequence ATGCCGGAGGCCCTGTTCTTCGACACCCTGCGCCAGGGATTGTGGGTCGCCGTCCTGATGTCGGCCCCGATCCTCGGGATCGCCCTGGCGGTCGGCCTGGCGATCGGCCTGTTGCAGGCGCTCACCTCCATCCAGGAGATGACGCTGACCTTCGTGCCGAAGATGGCGGCGATGCTGGGCGTGTTCTGGGTTTCCATGAGCTTCATGAGCCTGACCCTGGGCCGCTATTTCACGGACACCCTGCTGCCGATCGTGGAGGGGTTCTGA
- a CDS encoding DUF1217 domain-containing protein, producing MSFQPFAPSGGLSGWRFVQATLPQQRAAFAAGPVLERELAYFRDRIGTVTSAEELVGDYRLLSVALAAFGLSDEIGNRFLIRKVLEEGTTAPDALANKLSDRRYRALSQAFGFGDFATPNTALSTFPDQIAEKFTERGFERALGETRPGLRLALNARRELVEIAGSSGSNRTKWFTIMGTPPLRSVMETALALPKSFAALPIDRQLQEFQVRAEAAFGTDDVAALAAAPVLDRLLDRFAALDGLGRQGPGGPSSPALVLLRGF from the coding sequence ATGAGCTTCCAGCCCTTCGCCCCGAGCGGCGGCCTGTCGGGCTGGCGCTTCGTTCAGGCCACGCTTCCCCAGCAGCGCGCGGCCTTCGCCGCGGGCCCGGTGCTGGAACGCGAGCTCGCCTATTTCCGCGACCGGATCGGCACGGTGACCTCGGCGGAGGAGCTGGTCGGCGATTACCGCCTGCTTTCCGTCGCGCTCGCGGCATTCGGCCTCTCCGACGAGATCGGCAACCGCTTCCTGATCCGCAAGGTTCTGGAGGAGGGGACGACCGCGCCCGACGCGCTGGCCAACAAGCTGTCCGATCGCCGCTATCGCGCGCTGTCGCAGGCTTTCGGTTTCGGGGATTTCGCGACGCCCAACACGGCGCTTTCAACCTTCCCCGACCAGATCGCCGAGAAGTTCACGGAGCGCGGTTTCGAACGGGCGCTGGGCGAGACGCGGCCGGGGCTGCGGCTGGCGTTGAACGCGCGGCGCGAACTGGTCGAGATCGCCGGGAGCAGCGGCTCGAACCGGACGAAATGGTTCACGATCATGGGCACGCCGCCCCTGCGCAGCGTGATGGAGACGGCGCTGGCCCTGCCGAAGAGCTTCGCCGCGCTGCCGATCGACCGCCAGCTGCAGGAATTCCAGGTCCGGGCCGAGGCCGCTTTCGGGACCGACGATGTGGCCGCGCTCGCGGCGGCTCCTGTGCTGGACCGTCTCCTCGACCGCTTCGCCGCGCTCGACGGTCTGGGCCGGCAGGGTCCGGGCGGTCCCAGCTCGCCCGCGCTCGTCCTGCTCCGCGGCTTCTGA
- the flgC gene encoding flagellar basal body rod protein FlgC gives MAEFSDALTILSSGMRSQGQRLRHISENIANADTPGYRRKTVDFRQTVEDGRRSGAVETGDVRLDRRELTRVRDPDHPMADAEGFYDGSNVELVVELADAREAQRSYEANLKMFEQVRRMSSGLMDILKR, from the coding sequence ATGGCAGAATTCTCCGACGCGCTGACGATCCTGTCCTCGGGTATGCGGAGCCAAGGCCAACGGCTGCGCCACATCTCCGAGAATATCGCGAATGCCGATACGCCCGGCTATCGCCGCAAGACCGTCGATTTCCGGCAGACCGTCGAGGATGGCCGACGCTCCGGCGCGGTCGAGACCGGCGATGTCCGCCTCGACCGGCGGGAGCTGACGCGGGTCCGGGACCCCGACCATCCGATGGCCGATGCCGAGGGGTTCTATGACGGCTCCAATGTCGAACTCGTGGTAGAGCTGGCCGATGCCCGCGAGGCGCAGCGCAGCTACGAAGCCAATCTCAAGATGTTCGAGCAGGTGCGGCGCATGTCGTCGGGCCTGATGGACATCCTGAAACGATAG
- the flgG gene encoding flagellar basal-body rod protein FlgG, with amino-acid sequence MRALSIAATGMSAQQMRVEVISNNLANMDTTGYNARRAEFADLHYQQVTRAGSIAAATGAVVPAGVQLGLGVRSAAVSMEVAQGSLEQTGGDLDLAIEGRGYIEVTLPSGVAAYTRDGALKRTGEGQLVTSDGHPVVPDITIPDDTRSISISPDGEIYAYFIDRVEPEQLGQLSLVNFANEKGLEALGSNLYAETGASGAPLVGFPGEDGLGFFRQGYLEDSSVDAVREITDLIEAQRGYEMNAKVITAADQMLGATTQIR; translated from the coding sequence ATGCGTGCACTCAGTATCGCCGCGACCGGGATGAGCGCCCAGCAGATGCGGGTCGAGGTCATTTCCAACAACCTCGCGAATATGGACACCACCGGCTACAACGCCCGGCGGGCCGAATTCGCGGATCTGCATTACCAGCAGGTGACGCGCGCCGGCTCGATCGCCGCCGCGACGGGGGCGGTGGTGCCGGCCGGCGTGCAGCTGGGGCTCGGGGTGCGCTCCGCCGCGGTCAGCATGGAGGTGGCGCAGGGGTCGCTCGAGCAGACGGGCGGCGATCTGGACCTCGCCATCGAGGGCCGCGGCTATATCGAGGTGACGCTGCCCTCGGGCGTGGCCGCCTATACCCGCGACGGCGCGCTCAAACGCACGGGCGAGGGCCAGCTCGTCACGTCGGACGGCCATCCGGTCGTGCCCGACATCACCATCCCCGACGACACGCGATCGATCAGCATCAGCCCGGATGGCGAGATCTATGCCTATTTCATCGACCGCGTCGAACCCGAGCAGCTTGGCCAGCTGAGCCTCGTCAATTTCGCCAACGAGAAGGGGCTCGAGGCGCTGGGCTCGAATCTCTACGCTGAGACCGGCGCGTCCGGTGCGCCGCTCGTGGGCTTTCCGGGCGAGGACGGGCTGGGCTTCTTCCGGCAGGGCTATCTCGAGGACAGCTCGGTCGACGCGGTGCGCGAGATCACCGATCTGATCGAGGCGCAGCGCGGCTACGAGATGAACGCCAAGGTCATCACCGCCGCCGACCAGATGCTCGGCGCGACGACGCAGATCCGATGA
- a CDS encoding flagellar basal body protein, with translation MLPLLGLAAGAARHAAARQATISVNVANADTPGFRARDLAPFDPGGDPFALRQTHPMHLGAGAMAPPSFEISDVAADPNGNTVDLEDQILRGIEAARGHDRAVTIYRGTLDMLRASIGRR, from the coding sequence ATGCTTCCGCTGCTGGGACTGGCTGCCGGCGCCGCGCGCCATGCGGCGGCCCGCCAGGCGACGATTTCCGTCAATGTCGCCAATGCCGATACGCCCGGGTTCCGGGCCCGCGACCTGGCCCCGTTCGACCCCGGGGGCGACCCGTTCGCCTTGCGCCAGACGCATCCGATGCATCTGGGCGCCGGCGCGATGGCGCCCCCCAGTTTCGAGATCTCCGATGTCGCGGCCGATCCCAACGGCAACACCGTCGACCTGGAGGATCAGATCCTGCGCGGGATCGAGGCCGCGCGCGGCCATGACCGCGCCGTCACGATCTATCGCGGGACGCTCGACATGCTGCGTGCCAGCATCGGGCGGAGGTGA
- a CDS encoding FliI/YscN family ATPase, producing MTQNAADPFATLRQRLAGIRTAVPIGRINALDAAGFEVGGLSRHARLGDDLVYEDESGGRHHAEIVRIDPAGLRATPFGQATGLRVGQAAWPGGAPQIAPGDDWIGRVLDPFGRPLDDGPVPDGVPRPLHARPQAATRRRGMGPRLHTGHAVIDTVLPLAAGQRIGLFAGSGIGKSTLLAAMARQIEADICVLALVGERGREVAEFTSRALGPEGMARSVVIAATADQPASLRRRCAITAMAAAEHFRDRGRRVLFLCDSVTRLAEAHREVAAAAGEPCDLRGHPASLTPLLAGLTERAGPGGDGQGDITAIFSVLVAGSDMEEPVADILRGQLDGHVVLSRDIAEAGRFPAVDVLRSVSRCLPGVASAEENAIIGEVRRLLSIHDRNALMVRSGLYERGSSAEIDRTLAIVPRLEAVFAQTDLPTVEEAFRQLAGPLGLPYRAPDREGHPPG from the coding sequence ATGACCCAGAACGCCGCCGACCCCTTCGCCACGCTCCGCCAGCGTCTGGCGGGCATCCGGACGGCCGTGCCGATCGGGCGGATCAACGCGCTCGACGCCGCGGGCTTCGAGGTCGGTGGCCTGTCGCGCCATGCCCGGCTGGGCGACGACCTCGTCTATGAGGACGAGAGCGGGGGCCGCCATCATGCGGAAATCGTGCGCATCGACCCGGCCGGGCTGCGGGCGACGCCCTTCGGGCAGGCGACCGGCCTGCGCGTCGGTCAAGCCGCCTGGCCGGGCGGGGCCCCGCAGATCGCGCCGGGCGACGACTGGATCGGGCGCGTGCTCGACCCCTTCGGCCGCCCGCTCGACGACGGGCCGGTGCCGGACGGGGTTCCGCGCCCCCTTCACGCGCGCCCGCAAGCGGCCACGCGGCGGCGGGGGATGGGGCCGCGGCTGCATACCGGCCACGCGGTGATCGACACCGTGCTGCCCCTCGCGGCCGGGCAGCGCATCGGGCTCTTCGCCGGCTCGGGCATCGGCAAATCGACCCTTCTGGCCGCGATGGCCCGGCAGATCGAGGCGGATATCTGCGTCCTCGCGTTGGTCGGGGAACGGGGGCGCGAGGTGGCGGAGTTCACCAGCCGCGCGCTGGGGCCCGAGGGCATGGCGCGCAGCGTCGTGATCGCGGCGACCGCGGACCAGCCGGCCAGCCTGCGCCGCCGCTGCGCGATCACCGCCATGGCCGCGGCGGAGCATTTCCGCGACCGCGGCCGGCGCGTGCTGTTCCTGTGCGACAGCGTCACCCGACTGGCGGAGGCGCATCGCGAGGTCGCCGCCGCCGCGGGCGAGCCCTGCGACCTGCGCGGCCACCCCGCCAGCTTGACGCCGCTCCTGGCCGGGCTCACCGAACGCGCGGGACCCGGCGGGGACGGGCAGGGCGACATCACGGCGATCTTCTCGGTGCTGGTCGCGGGGTCGGACATGGAGGAGCCCGTCGCCGACATCCTGCGGGGCCAGCTCGACGGGCATGTCGTCCTGTCGCGCGACATCGCCGAGGCGGGGCGCTTTCCCGCGGTCGACGTCCTGCGCTCGGTCTCGCGCTGTCTTCCCGGCGTGGCGAGCGCGGAGGAGAACGCCATCATCGGCGAGGTCCGGCGCCTCCTTTCGATCCACGACCGCAACGCGCTGATGGTCCGGTCGGGCCTCTACGAGCGCGGCTCCAGCGCCGAGATCGACCGGACGCTCGCCATCGTGCCGCGGCTCGAGGCGGTCTTTGCCCAAACCGATTTGCCGACGGTCGAGGAGGCCTTCCGGCAGCTCGCCGGACCGCTCGGCCTGCCGTATCGCGCACCGGATCGGGAGGGCCATCCGCCGGGCTGA
- a CDS encoding flagellar biosynthesis repressor FlbT, whose translation MLKLPAGERILVNGAVLENAGRGARLRVLTPNTQLLRLRDAIDPTGRLTPVSRIAHAVQMMLLGEAEPRIALPEALEGLVPLRHAFTAPEDRDRIDRIAAFLQEERFYQALRQLGALREREARILAAAG comes from the coding sequence ATGCTGAAACTGCCGGCCGGCGAGCGCATCCTCGTCAACGGCGCCGTGCTCGAGAACGCGGGACGCGGCGCGCGCTTGCGCGTGCTGACGCCGAACACGCAGCTCCTGCGCCTGCGCGACGCGATCGACCCGACGGGCCGGCTGACCCCGGTCTCGCGCATCGCCCATGCGGTGCAGATGATGCTTCTCGGCGAGGCCGAGCCGCGGATCGCCTTGCCCGAAGCCCTGGAGGGGCTCGTCCCCCTCCGCCACGCCTTCACCGCGCCCGAAGACCGCGACCGGATCGACCGGATCGCCGCCTTCCTGCAGGAGGAGCGGTTCTACCAGGCGCTGCGCCAGCTCGGCGCCCTGCGGGAGCGCGAGGCCCGGATCCTCGCCGCCGCGGGATGA
- a CDS encoding flagellar hook-basal body complex protein FliE: MDLTQISAGIAGAPSPAPAPTLAAAEAARGFAETLALAETQAQAALTGAGDPHRLVTAMAEGKLAVDTVVTIRDRVVEAYQEILRMPV; this comes from the coding sequence ATGGACCTGACCCAGATCAGCGCCGGCATCGCCGGCGCCCCGAGCCCCGCGCCCGCGCCGACGCTCGCCGCCGCCGAGGCCGCGCGCGGCTTCGCCGAGACGCTGGCGCTGGCCGAGACGCAGGCCCAGGCGGCCCTGACCGGCGCGGGCGACCCGCACCGGCTGGTCACCGCGATGGCCGAGGGCAAGCTCGCCGTCGACACGGTGGTGACGATCCGCGACCGGGTCGTCGAAGCCTACCAGGAAATCCTGCGGATGCCGGTCTGA